From Streptomyces fungicidicus, one genomic window encodes:
- a CDS encoding glycoside hydrolase family 15 protein → MAGRIEDYALIGDMQTAALVCRDGTVDWLCLPRFDSHAIFAGLLGTEEHGFWRLGPEHAEGAEPPAATRRAYRGDSLILESEWDTPRGTVRVTDFMPPRDGAPQLIRIVEGVSGRVPMRSALRMRFSYGRVVPWVHRHEGRTVAVAGPDSVWFDTSAETYGESLTTYSDFTVAPGERIAFTVSWEPSHKQPPPLAEPEQSLEATEEFWREWVEHCTYHGPYREAVIRSLITLKALTYAPTGGIVAAPTTSLPEDIGGVRNWDYRYTWLRDAAITLSSLLRTGYREEARAWREWLLRAVAGDPENLQIMYGIAGERELGEAELDWLPGYEGSTPVRVGNGAAHQLQLDVYGEVTEALHLAHMTGLARNDYASVLQLKLIRYLEDHWQEPDEGIWEVRGPRRHFVHSKVMAWVAVDRTIKLIESGDADGPLERWKQLRDDIHRDVCEKGYDKERNTFTQSYGSRELDASLLLIPQMGFLPPDDKRVIGTIEAIQRELSTSDGFILRYPTDGKDEGVDGLPGDEGAFLACSFWMADDLAMIGRVDEARRLFEKLLGLRNDLGLLAEEWDSRLKRQVGNFPQAFSHVPLIDTALRLTASGAYGG, encoded by the coding sequence GTGGCCGGGCGCATCGAAGACTACGCACTCATCGGAGACATGCAGACCGCGGCACTGGTCTGCCGGGACGGCACGGTGGACTGGCTGTGCCTGCCCCGTTTCGACTCCCATGCCATCTTCGCCGGCCTGCTGGGGACCGAGGAACACGGATTCTGGCGGCTGGGTCCCGAGCACGCCGAGGGTGCCGAGCCGCCCGCGGCGACCCGGCGCGCCTACCGCGGCGACTCGCTGATCCTGGAGTCGGAGTGGGACACACCGCGCGGCACGGTCCGGGTGACGGACTTCATGCCCCCGCGTGACGGCGCCCCGCAGCTGATCCGCATCGTGGAGGGCGTCTCGGGCCGGGTGCCCATGCGCTCGGCGCTGCGGATGCGCTTCTCCTACGGCAGGGTGGTCCCCTGGGTGCACCGCCACGAGGGACGCACGGTCGCCGTCGCGGGCCCCGACTCCGTGTGGTTCGACACCTCCGCCGAGACGTACGGCGAGTCGCTGACCACGTACTCGGACTTCACCGTCGCGCCGGGCGAGCGGATCGCGTTCACCGTCTCGTGGGAGCCCTCGCACAAGCAGCCGCCGCCGCTGGCGGAGCCGGAGCAGTCGCTGGAGGCGACCGAGGAGTTCTGGCGCGAGTGGGTCGAGCACTGTACGTACCACGGCCCCTACCGCGAGGCCGTGATCCGCTCCCTGATCACGCTGAAGGCCCTGACCTACGCCCCGACCGGCGGCATCGTGGCCGCGCCGACCACCTCCCTGCCGGAGGACATCGGCGGCGTCCGCAACTGGGACTACCGCTACACCTGGCTGCGGGACGCGGCCATCACCCTGTCCTCACTGCTGCGCACCGGCTACCGGGAGGAGGCCCGCGCCTGGCGCGAGTGGCTGCTCCGCGCGGTGGCGGGCGACCCGGAGAACCTGCAGATCATGTACGGCATCGCCGGTGAGCGGGAGCTCGGCGAGGCGGAGCTGGACTGGCTGCCCGGCTACGAGGGCTCCACCCCGGTCCGGGTCGGCAACGGCGCCGCGCACCAGCTGCAGCTGGACGTGTACGGCGAGGTCACCGAGGCCCTGCACCTGGCCCACATGACGGGCCTGGCCCGCAACGACTACGCCTCGGTGCTCCAGCTGAAGCTGATCCGCTACCTGGAGGACCACTGGCAGGAGCCGGACGAGGGCATCTGGGAGGTGCGCGGCCCGCGCCGCCACTTCGTGCACTCCAAGGTGATGGCCTGGGTCGCCGTCGACCGCACCATCAAGCTGATCGAGTCCGGCGACGCCGACGGCCCGCTGGAGCGCTGGAAGCAGCTGCGCGACGACATCCACCGGGACGTCTGCGAGAAGGGCTACGACAAGGAACGCAACACGTTCACGCAGTCGTACGGCTCCCGGGAGCTGGACGCCTCGCTGCTGCTGATCCCGCAGATGGGCTTCCTGCCGCCGGACGACAAGCGGGTCATCGGCACCATCGAGGCCATCCAGCGGGAGCTGTCCACCTCGGACGGCTTCATCCTGCGCTACCCCACGGACGGCAAGGACGAGGGCGTCGACGGCCTGCCGGGCGACGAGGGTGCCTTCCTCGCCTGCTCGTTCTGGATGGCCGACGACCTCGCGATGATCGGCCGGGTCGACGAGGCCCGCAGGCTGTTCGAGAAGCTGCTGGGGCTCCGCAACGACCTCGGGCTGCTGGCTGAGGAGTGGGACTCGCGCCTGAAGCGCCAGGTCGGCAACTTCCCGCAGGCCTTCAGCCATGTCCCGCTGATCGACACCGCCCTGCGGCTGACCGCCTCGGGGGCGTACGGGGGCTGA
- a CDS encoding PucR family transcriptional regulator — MDSAYDTRGAGITVRRALELPALRSGLPEVVAGTDRLGRTVRWVHAGEVPNIASLLKGGELLLTTGYGLGTRPADQRAFVRTLAERGIAALVVELGTRFGRLPAALVDSARAAGLPLVQLHREVPFVTVTEEIHTEIVNGHYALLQRAEEVHRRCTEALLGGGGVPQVLEILAGFTGNPVFLETTDGRLLYAAGEGPEGADPLQVWEGLRDRQREDPPAGSALVDVPGSGPGGGGVRARLVLLPVRNAPEPVHRMAAERAAGLLAVVLMQARQEEELAARGRGDFLTDLAEGRIGARDAPAQARVLGFKPGSGPLLPVVMRLGDALPPQGGGWAVLARAVGEELASLGVPVLLGVRPVEGRVPLLLGLRAEAERPAVADRVAAALRAGVERAGILRPGGRPPVVVAGPAGGWAAASTGLRHAAETATAAQGLPDRPWYDARRLDIDLLLWRLRDHPDLADFVDRSIGPVLDHDRRSKPPLLPTLETYLAHAGRKAETARELHLNRQTLYNRLARIGELLGSDLDDPHTVLALSLALRARRHVP, encoded by the coding sequence ATGGACAGCGCATACGACACCCGGGGCGCCGGGATCACGGTGCGGCGGGCGCTGGAGCTGCCCGCTCTGCGCAGTGGACTGCCCGAGGTCGTCGCGGGCACCGACCGGCTGGGGCGCACGGTGCGCTGGGTGCACGCCGGTGAGGTGCCCAACATCGCCTCGCTGCTCAAGGGCGGCGAGCTGCTGCTGACCACCGGGTACGGGCTCGGCACCCGCCCCGCCGACCAGCGCGCGTTCGTCCGCACGCTGGCCGAGCGGGGCATCGCCGCCCTCGTGGTGGAGCTGGGCACCCGCTTCGGCCGGCTGCCCGCCGCCCTGGTCGACTCGGCCCGTGCGGCGGGGCTGCCGCTGGTCCAGCTGCACCGCGAGGTGCCGTTCGTGACGGTCACCGAGGAGATCCACACCGAGATCGTCAACGGGCACTACGCGCTGCTGCAGCGCGCGGAGGAGGTGCACCGCCGGTGCACCGAGGCGCTGCTGGGCGGCGGCGGGGTCCCCCAGGTGCTGGAGATCCTCGCCGGGTTCACCGGCAACCCGGTGTTCCTGGAGACGACCGACGGCCGGCTGCTGTACGCGGCCGGCGAGGGCCCCGAGGGCGCGGACCCGCTCCAGGTGTGGGAGGGACTGCGCGACCGGCAGCGGGAGGACCCGCCGGCCGGTTCGGCCCTGGTGGACGTGCCCGGGAGCGGCCCCGGCGGTGGCGGCGTACGCGCCCGTCTGGTGCTGCTCCCGGTGCGCAACGCCCCGGAACCGGTGCACCGGATGGCCGCCGAGCGGGCGGCCGGGCTGCTGGCGGTGGTGCTGATGCAGGCCCGTCAGGAGGAGGAGCTGGCGGCGCGCGGGCGCGGGGACTTCCTCACCGACCTCGCCGAGGGCCGGATCGGCGCGCGGGACGCGCCCGCGCAGGCGCGCGTGCTGGGCTTCAAGCCGGGCTCCGGCCCGCTGCTGCCGGTGGTGATGCGGCTCGGTGACGCCCTGCCGCCGCAGGGCGGGGGCTGGGCGGTGCTGGCCCGCGCGGTGGGCGAGGAGCTGGCCTCCCTCGGGGTGCCCGTGCTGCTGGGCGTGCGGCCGGTGGAGGGGCGGGTCCCGCTGTTGCTGGGGCTGCGCGCGGAGGCCGAGCGGCCGGCGGTCGCGGACCGGGTGGCGGCGGCGCTGCGGGCGGGCGTGGAGCGCGCGGGCATACTGCGGCCGGGCGGGCGGCCGCCCGTCGTGGTGGCAGGGCCGGCCGGCGGCTGGGCGGCGGCGTCCACCGGCCTGCGGCACGCGGCGGAGACGGCGACGGCGGCGCAGGGACTCCCGGACCGCCCCTGGTACGACGCCCGCCGGCTGGACATCGACCTGCTGTTGTGGCGGCTGCGCGACCACCCGGACCTGGCGGACTTCGTGGACCGCTCGATCGGTCCGGTACTGGACCACGACCGCCGGTCCAAACCGCCGCTGCTGCCCACCCTGGAGACCTATCTGGCGCACGCCGGACGCAAGGCCGAGACGGCCCGCGAACTCCATCTCAACCGGCAGACGCTCTACAACAGGCTCGCCCGCATCGGGGAGTTGCTGGGCAGCGACCTCGACGACCCGCACACCGTACTGGCGTTGAGCCTGGCCCTGCGGGCGCGGCGGCACGTGCCCTGA
- a CDS encoding glycosyltransferase family 4 protein has product MTPASSHSPLRTVQVLGGGNAASSAHVRSLAAGLVARGVRVTVCAPAEADHAYGFTDVGADHVHVPRSSDPASVAALRAACARADLVHAHGLHASFRTVLALGGRRTPLVVTWHDRARAEGPRAHFLRVLERRVAKAAAVVLGTTSALVDRARRAGARDARLAAVSLPGPRVLPAPDDPDGLRPKIRAELGATGRPLLIAVGSLERHRGYDVLLDATHAWRRLDPAPLVVLAGEGSLRGELQRRIEAEELPVRLIGRRDDISDLLAAADVALLPSRWESRSPLAQEALHARVPLVATAVGGIPELVGDAAELVPYGNARALADAVERLLEDPGRRELLAERGARQAATWPTEDETVAQVLSVYDELTQPRPLI; this is encoded by the coding sequence GTGACCCCCGCGAGCAGCCACTCACCGCTGCGCACCGTGCAGGTGCTGGGCGGTGGCAACGCAGCGAGCAGCGCCCATGTGCGCTCGCTGGCCGCGGGGCTCGTCGCCAGGGGCGTGCGGGTCACGGTGTGCGCCCCCGCGGAGGCTGATCACGCCTACGGCTTCACCGACGTCGGCGCCGACCATGTGCACGTGCCCCGCAGCAGCGACCCGGCGTCGGTGGCCGCGCTGCGGGCCGCCTGCGCCCGCGCCGACCTGGTGCACGCGCACGGGCTGCACGCCTCCTTCCGCACCGTGCTCGCGCTCGGCGGACGGCGCACCCCGCTCGTCGTCACCTGGCACGACCGGGCACGCGCCGAGGGCCCGCGCGCGCACTTCCTGCGGGTGCTGGAGCGGCGGGTCGCCAAGGCGGCCGCGGTGGTGCTCGGGACGACCTCCGCCCTCGTCGACCGGGCGCGCCGGGCGGGAGCGCGGGACGCGCGGCTGGCCGCCGTGTCCCTCCCCGGCCCCCGTGTCCTCCCGGCGCCGGACGACCCCGACGGGCTGCGGCCCAAGATCAGGGCCGAACTCGGCGCCACCGGCCGCCCCCTGCTCATCGCCGTCGGCTCCCTGGAGCGGCACCGCGGCTACGACGTCCTGCTGGACGCCACCCACGCGTGGCGGCGCCTCGACCCCGCCCCCTTGGTGGTGCTCGCCGGGGAGGGATCGCTGCGCGGCGAACTCCAGCGCAGGATCGAGGCCGAGGAACTGCCGGTCCGGCTGATCGGCCGGCGCGACGACATCAGCGACCTGCTCGCCGCCGCCGACGTCGCGCTGCTGCCGAGCCGCTGGGAGTCTCGCTCCCCGCTCGCCCAGGAGGCCCTCCACGCGCGGGTCCCGCTCGTCGCGACCGCCGTGGGCGGCATCCCCGAACTCGTCGGCGACGCCGCCGAACTCGTCCCCTACGGCAACGCGCGGGCGCTCGCCGACGCCGTCGAACGGCTGCTGGAGGATCCCGGGCGCAGGGAACTGCTCGCGGAGCGCGGCGCCCGGCAGGCGGCCACCTGGCCGACCGAGGACGAGACGGTCGCCCAGGTGCTGAGCGTCTACGACGAGCTGACGCAGCCCCGGCCGCTGATCTGA
- the recN gene encoding DNA repair protein RecN, giving the protein MRIRSLGVIDDAVVELSPGFTAVTGETGAGKTMVVTSLGLLLGGRADAALVRIGARNAVVEGRIAVPEGAAAVVRAEEAGAELDDGTLLVSRTVSAEGRSRAHLGGRSVPVGLLAELADDLVAVHGQTDQQGLLKLSRQRQALDRYAGFAVAVPLGKYAEAYRRLRAVATELEQITTRARERAQEADLLRFGLEEIAAVEPRAGEDVELAEEAERLGHAEALASAAAVAHAALAGNPEDPEGVDAGTLVVGAQRALEAVRAHDPALAALCDRIGEIGILVRDVAGELAGYADDLDADPLRLAAVEERRAALTGLTRKYGEDVASVLAWAEQGAARLTELDGDDERIGELTAERDALRGELGALAQELTDARTEAAERFAAAVTAELGSLAMPHARVSFDIRQSEDPEGVEVGGRTVAYGPAGVDEVELLLAPHPGAPPRPIAKGASGGELSRVMLAVEVVFAGTDPVPTYLFDEVDAGVGGKAAVEIGRRLAKLAKSAQVVVVTHLPQVAAFADRQLLVEKTDDGSVTRSGVKVLEGEERVRELSRMLAGQEDSETARAHAEELLETARADV; this is encoded by the coding sequence ATGCGGATACGGTCGCTCGGGGTCATCGACGATGCTGTCGTCGAGCTGTCGCCCGGCTTCACCGCCGTCACCGGTGAGACGGGTGCGGGCAAGACCATGGTGGTCACCAGCCTGGGCCTGCTGCTGGGCGGACGCGCGGATGCGGCCCTGGTGCGGATCGGCGCGCGCAACGCGGTCGTCGAAGGGCGGATCGCCGTGCCCGAGGGCGCCGCGGCCGTCGTACGGGCCGAGGAGGCCGGGGCCGAGCTCGACGACGGGACCCTGCTGGTCAGCAGGACCGTGTCCGCCGAGGGGCGCTCACGGGCGCACCTGGGCGGGCGGAGCGTGCCCGTGGGGCTGCTCGCCGAGCTCGCCGACGACCTCGTGGCGGTGCACGGGCAGACCGACCAGCAGGGGCTGCTGAAGCTGTCCCGGCAGCGGCAGGCCCTCGACCGGTACGCCGGGTTCGCGGTCGCCGTGCCGCTCGGCAAGTACGCCGAGGCGTACCGGCGGCTGCGGGCCGTGGCCACGGAGCTGGAGCAGATCACCACCCGTGCCCGGGAGCGGGCCCAGGAGGCCGACCTGCTGCGCTTCGGGCTCGAGGAGATCGCCGCCGTGGAGCCCCGCGCGGGCGAGGACGTGGAGCTGGCGGAGGAGGCCGAGCGGCTCGGGCACGCCGAGGCGCTGGCGTCCGCCGCCGCGGTCGCGCACGCCGCGCTCGCGGGCAATCCGGAGGACCCCGAGGGCGTCGACGCCGGGACGCTCGTCGTGGGCGCCCAGCGTGCCCTGGAGGCCGTGCGGGCGCACGATCCGGCGCTGGCCGCGCTCTGCGACCGGATCGGGGAGATCGGGATCCTGGTGCGGGATGTCGCCGGGGAGCTGGCGGGGTACGCCGACGACCTGGACGCCGATCCGCTGCGGCTGGCGGCGGTCGAGGAGCGGCGGGCCGCGCTCACCGGGCTGACCCGGAAGTACGGCGAGGACGTCGCGTCGGTGCTGGCGTGGGCCGAGCAGGGCGCCGCGCGGCTGACCGAACTGGACGGCGACGACGAGCGGATCGGGGAACTCACCGCCGAGCGTGACGCGCTCCGCGGCGAACTGGGCGCCCTGGCCCAGGAGCTGACGGACGCGCGGACCGAGGCGGCGGAGCGGTTCGCGGCGGCGGTCACCGCCGAACTGGGCTCGCTCGCCATGCCGCACGCGCGGGTGTCGTTCGACATCCGGCAGAGCGAGGACCCGGAGGGCGTCGAGGTGGGCGGCCGCACGGTCGCCTACGGCCCGGCGGGCGTGGACGAGGTCGAGCTGCTGCTCGCCCCGCACCCCGGGGCGCCGCCCCGGCCCATCGCCAAGGGCGCCTCGGGCGGTGAACTGTCGCGCGTGATGCTGGCCGTGGAAGTGGTGTTCGCGGGGACGGACCCCGTGCCGACGTACCTCTTCGACGAGGTCGACGCCGGTGTCGGCGGCAAGGCGGCGGTCGAGATCGGGCGCCGGCTCGCGAAACTGGCGAAGAGCGCGCAGGTCGTGGTCGTCACCCACCTGCCCCAGGTGGCCGCGTTCGCCGACCGTCAGCTGCTGGTGGAGAAGACCGACGACGGGTCGGTCACCCGGTCCGGAGTGAAGGTGCTCGAAGGCGAGGAGCGGGTCCGGGAGCTGTCCCGCATGCTGGCCGGCCAGGAGGACTCCGAGACGGCCCGGGCGCACGCGGAGGAGTTGCTGGAGACGGCGCGGGCGGACGTGTAG
- a CDS encoding NAD kinase: MTQNRARTVFLLAHTGRPAAIRSAELVVKGLLRSGLGVRVLEDEARDLPLPDDVETVKEATPECLDGCELLIVLGGDGTLLRGAEFARASGVPMLGVNLGRVGFLAEAERDDLDKVVDRVVSRAYEVEERMTVDVVVHRNGDIVHTDWALNEAAVQKVSAERMLEVVLEIDGRPVTGFGCDGIVCATPTGSTAYAFSAGGPVVWPEVEALLMVPISAHALFAKPLVTSPDSVLAVEVLPHVPPGVLWCDGRRTLELPPGARVEVRRGAVPVRLARLHHASFTDRLVAKFALPVSGWRGAPH, translated from the coding sequence TTGACACAGAACCGAGCGCGAACTGTTTTCCTGCTCGCCCACACCGGGCGGCCCGCGGCGATCCGCAGCGCCGAACTGGTGGTCAAAGGACTGCTGCGCTCCGGGCTCGGGGTGCGGGTGCTGGAGGACGAGGCCCGCGACCTGCCGCTGCCGGACGACGTGGAGACCGTCAAGGAGGCCACCCCGGAGTGCCTGGACGGCTGCGAGCTGCTGATCGTCCTGGGAGGTGACGGCACGCTGCTGCGCGGCGCCGAGTTCGCCCGCGCCTCCGGGGTGCCCATGCTGGGCGTCAACCTGGGCCGGGTCGGGTTCCTCGCCGAGGCCGAGCGGGACGACCTGGACAAGGTCGTCGACCGGGTGGTGAGCCGGGCGTACGAGGTCGAGGAGCGGATGACCGTCGACGTCGTCGTGCACCGCAACGGTGACATCGTGCACACCGACTGGGCGCTGAACGAGGCGGCCGTGCAGAAGGTGTCCGCCGAACGGATGCTCGAGGTCGTGCTGGAGATCGACGGGCGGCCGGTCACCGGCTTCGGCTGCGACGGGATCGTGTGCGCGACCCCGACCGGTTCGACCGCGTACGCGTTCTCCGCGGGCGGGCCCGTGGTGTGGCCGGAGGTCGAGGCGCTGCTGATGGTGCCGATCTCCGCGCACGCGCTGTTCGCCAAGCCGCTGGTGACCTCGCCGGACTCGGTGCTGGCGGTGGAGGTGCTGCCGCACGTCCCTCCGGGGGTGCTGTGGTGCGACGGCCGGCGAACCCTGGAGCTGCCGCCCGGGGCACGGGTCGAGGTGCGGCGCGGCGCCGTGCCGGTGCGGCTGGCCCGGCTGCACCACGCCTCGTTCACCGACCGGCTGGTGGCGAAGTTCGCGCTTCCCGTGTCCGGATGGCGCGGCGCACCTCATTAG
- a CDS encoding TlyA family RNA methyltransferase — MAGVARRRLDAELVRRKLARSRDHAGQLIAAGRVSVGKTVATKPATQVETAAAIVVAEDAGDPDYVSRGGHKLAGALDAFGPAGLAVEGRRALDAGASTGGFTDVLLRAGAAHVVAVDVGYGQLAWSLRNDERVTVKDRTNVRELTLEVIDGEPVDLVVGDLSFIPLGLVLPALKRCVKPDADLVMMVKPQFEVGKERLGSGGVVRSPELRAEAVRGVAGRAWELGLGVKGVTASPLPGPSGNVEYFLWLRAGAPELDPADVDRAVAEGPR; from the coding sequence GTGGCAGGAGTCGCACGCCGCCGTCTCGACGCCGAGCTGGTCCGCCGTAAGCTCGCGCGCTCGCGCGACCACGCCGGCCAGCTGATCGCCGCCGGGCGGGTCAGCGTCGGCAAGACGGTCGCGACCAAGCCCGCCACCCAGGTGGAGACCGCCGCCGCGATCGTCGTCGCCGAGGACGCGGGCGACCCGGACTACGTCTCGCGCGGCGGCCACAAGCTGGCCGGCGCCCTGGATGCCTTCGGCCCGGCCGGGCTGGCCGTCGAGGGGCGCCGGGCGCTCGACGCCGGCGCCTCGACCGGTGGCTTCACCGACGTACTGCTGCGGGCCGGGGCCGCGCACGTGGTCGCCGTGGACGTCGGATACGGACAACTCGCCTGGTCACTGCGCAACGATGAACGCGTCACCGTCAAGGACCGTACGAACGTACGGGAGTTGACGCTCGAGGTCATCGATGGGGAGCCTGTGGATCTTGTCGTGGGGGATCTGTCCTTCATTCCGCTCGGGCTGGTGCTGCCCGCCCTGAAGCGGTGCGTGAAGCCGGACGCCGACCTGGTGATGATGGTGAAACCGCAGTTCGAGGTGGGCAAGGAGCGGCTGGGCAGCGGCGGGGTCGTCCGCAGCCCGGAGCTGCGCGCCGAGGCCGTGCGGGGGGTGGCGGGCCGCGCCTGGGAGCTGGGTCTCGGAGTGAAGGGCGTGACGGCCAGTCCGCTGCCCGGACCCTCCGGGAATGTCGAATACTTTCTGTGGCTGCGGGCCGGGGCTCCGGAACTGGACCCGGCCGACGTTGACCGTGCAGTGGCGGAGGGGCCGCGTTGA
- a CDS encoding ABC transporter ATP-binding protein codes for MSAGGTTSSGPNHRRSTVNRLSAQNVTLAYDQRVIAEQLSVEIPDNSFTVIVGPNACGKSTLLRALSRMLKPSEGRVLLDGQAIQSMPAKKVARTLGLLPQSSVAPDGITVGDLVGRGRYPHQGLLRQWSGEDERVVRESMARTGVAELAERYVDELSGGQRQRVWIAMALAQQTPLLLLDEPTTFLDIQHQIDVLDLCADLHEEQGRTLVAVLHDLNHAARYATHLIALRGGEVIAQGAPNDIVTAELVRDVFGLRCQIIDDPETGTPLVVPAARRARAGGAAAQKVGATEAS; via the coding sequence ATGAGCGCCGGCGGCACCACCAGCAGCGGGCCGAACCACCGAAGGAGCACCGTGAACCGACTGTCCGCCCAGAACGTCACCCTGGCCTACGACCAGCGGGTCATCGCCGAACAGCTGTCGGTGGAGATACCGGACAACTCCTTCACCGTGATCGTCGGACCCAACGCCTGCGGCAAGTCGACCCTGCTGCGGGCGCTGTCGCGGATGCTCAAGCCCAGCGAGGGACGGGTCCTGCTCGACGGGCAGGCCATCCAGTCGATGCCGGCCAAGAAGGTCGCCCGGACCCTCGGTCTGCTGCCCCAGTCGTCGGTCGCGCCCGACGGCATCACGGTCGGCGACCTGGTGGGCCGCGGCCGGTACCCGCACCAGGGCCTGCTGCGGCAGTGGTCGGGCGAGGACGAGCGTGTCGTCCGGGAGTCGATGGCCCGCACCGGCGTCGCCGAACTGGCGGAACGCTACGTCGACGAGCTCTCCGGCGGTCAGCGGCAGCGCGTCTGGATCGCCATGGCGCTGGCCCAGCAGACGCCGCTGCTGCTGCTCGACGAGCCGACCACCTTCCTGGACATCCAGCACCAGATCGACGTGCTGGACCTGTGCGCGGACCTCCACGAGGAGCAGGGGCGCACCCTCGTCGCCGTGCTGCACGACCTCAACCACGCCGCCCGGTACGCCACCCACCTCATCGCGCTGCGCGGCGGCGAGGTCATCGCCCAGGGCGCGCCGAACGACATCGTCACCGCGGAGCTGGTCCGGGACGTCTTCGGGCTGCGCTGCCAGATCATCGACGACCCCGAGACGGGGACCCCGCTGGTGGTGCCAGCGGCCCGCAGGGCACGGGCCGGGGGCGCGGCGGCGCAGAAGGTGGGCGCTACAGAAGCTTCCTGA
- a CDS encoding FecCD family ABC transporter permease, with protein sequence MKTNRAVRTPGGLSVRLDVRALTVVVLLLLAALTAGVVLIGTGDFPISAADVLRTLAGEGDAGQEFIVTELRLPRVLVGLLVGASLGLGGALFQSISRNPLGSPDVLGLGQGATAGALTVIVLFGGTANQVALGALAGGLVTGTAIYLLAWKRGVHGYRLVLVGIGVSAIVTAVNGYLLTKSDIVDAARAVVWMTGSLDGRDWDQVWPLLALSAVLLPLVLANSRALGMMEMGDDVSYALGVRVERVRLLLMLSAVLLTASATAAAGPVSFVALTAPQLARRLTRSPGPNLAASLCMGAALLVTADWVSQRAFGAEQLPVGVVTGVLGGVYLLWLLVTERRAGRI encoded by the coding sequence GTGAAGACCAACCGCGCGGTGCGTACCCCCGGCGGCCTCTCGGTCCGGCTGGACGTGCGCGCCCTCACCGTCGTCGTGCTGCTCCTGCTGGCGGCGCTCACCGCGGGCGTGGTGCTGATCGGCACCGGCGACTTCCCGATCTCCGCCGCCGACGTGCTGCGGACCCTCGCCGGCGAGGGCGACGCGGGCCAGGAGTTCATCGTCACCGAGCTGCGGCTGCCCCGGGTCCTGGTCGGGCTGCTGGTCGGCGCCTCCCTCGGGCTCGGCGGCGCGCTGTTCCAGTCCATCTCCCGCAACCCGCTGGGCAGCCCTGACGTGCTGGGCCTCGGGCAGGGGGCGACGGCCGGCGCCCTCACGGTGATCGTGCTGTTCGGCGGCACCGCCAACCAGGTGGCCCTGGGCGCGCTCGCCGGCGGACTGGTGACCGGGACCGCCATCTACCTGCTCGCCTGGAAGCGGGGCGTGCACGGATACCGGCTGGTCCTCGTCGGCATCGGCGTCTCGGCGATCGTCACGGCGGTCAACGGCTACCTGCTCACCAAGTCCGACATCGTCGACGCGGCCCGCGCGGTGGTCTGGATGACCGGCTCCCTCGACGGCCGCGACTGGGACCAGGTCTGGCCGCTGCTCGCCCTGAGCGCCGTCCTCCTGCCGCTGGTCCTCGCCAACTCCCGCGCGCTCGGGATGATGGAGATGGGCGACGACGTGTCGTACGCCCTCGGAGTGCGCGTGGAGCGCGTACGGCTGCTGCTGATGCTGTCCGCCGTACTGCTCACCGCGTCCGCCACCGCCGCCGCCGGGCCGGTCAGCTTCGTCGCGCTCACCGCGCCGCAGCTCGCCCGGCGCCTCACCCGCTCGCCCGGCCCGAACCTGGCGGCCTCGCTGTGCATGGGCGCCGCCCTCCTGGTCACCGCCGACTGGGTGTCGCAGCGGGCGTTCGGCGCCGAGCAGCTGCCCGTGGGCGTGGTCACCGGCGTGCTCGGCGGTGTCTATCTGCTGTGGCTGCTGGTCACCGAGCGCAGGGCGGGCCGGATATGA